One window of Populus nigra chromosome 5, ddPopNigr1.1, whole genome shotgun sequence genomic DNA carries:
- the LOC133693205 gene encoding NDR1/HIN1-like protein 13, which translates to MTEQVPTVPHSDAIPKIHDPVATSNQPFFEPGTYVIQIPRDQIYRVPPPGNASVAQRQRNPHQKKHKSCCGCSCFWCCFIAIASGIAVAVTIVGLSFILLKPKDPEFQVQRFVVKKPQVSKNKYSYTNYDIRLNVHNSNRRSSILYQQGGAVSLSFRQQNVATGKFPTFHQGHKNSTDIGIVLKGTGVGLPKDVQNSLRNRKSKVPDSFSLKMNVPVKMKTSGFKTGLAEIVVTCDFTVQSLAQDTHILSHECQTNR; encoded by the coding sequence ATGACGGAGCAGGTCCCAACAGTCCCACATTCTGATGCAATCCCTAAAATTCATGACCCCGTTGCCACCTCGAACCAACCCTTTTTTGAGCCTGGCACATACGTGATCCAAATTCCTAGAGATCAAATTTATCGTGTTCCACCACCTGGAAACGCCTCGGTCGCTCAACGCCAAAGAAATCCCCATCAAAAGAAGCACAAGTCATGTTGTGGTTGCTCTTGCTTCTGGTGTTGTTTTATTGCCATTGCCAGTGGTATTGCAGTTGCTGTTACCATTGTAGgactctcttttattttactcaAGCCTAAGGATCCCGAATTTCAAGTTCAACGCTTTGTCGTAAAAAAACCACAAGTTTCCAAGAATAAATACTCATATACAAACTATGACATCAGGCTGAATGTTCATAACTCAAATCGGAGATCAAGCATTTTGTACCAGCAAGGTGGTGCTGTTTCACTTTCATTTAGGCAACAAAATGTTGCAACCGGAAAGTTTCCAACTTTCCACCAAGGTCACAAAAATTCAACAGATATTGGAATAGTCCTTAAGGGGACTGGTGTTGGGTTACCTAAGGATGTACAAAATAGCCTGAgaaatagaaaatcaaaagtACCTGATTCGTTTTCTCTCAAAATGAATGTCCCAGTGAAAATGAAAACAAGTGGTTTCAAAACTGGGCTTGCAGAAATTGTAGTTACATGTGATTTCACGGTGCAATCATTGGCACAAGACACGCACATACTTTCTCATGAATGTCAAACCAATCGCTAG
- the LOC133695445 gene encoding F-box protein AUF2-like isoform X2: MKRSSSKSQMIEAMDGFDRLPDSLILLIFNSISDIKALIRCRSVSKRFNSLVPQTESLSLKVDCVISPESESDSLFTLFKSLLKSIHDLFKPDPKPTARNQTQNSPARILSQFDRIRDLQIELPAGDLKLEKGAVIKWRAEFGKSLRSCVILGFRRVANPEGNSADEEIDFTGGLKTRVVWAISALIAASARHYLLNDVVKEHREMERLVLVDREGEGTVAMEKEGLRECREEARGGEWEEDGGRTVVPCVRMRMRHEQRVQLKDGVWMEGVTLVVVRPCSGGGDVEDAELALGAFGGGIYGEAVQDGCPFPRP; the protein is encoded by the exons ATGAAACGATCATCGTCAAAAAGCCAGATGATCGAAGCAATGGACGGCTTTGATCGGCTGCCGGACTCCTTAATCCTCCTCATCTTCAACTCTATCTCCGACATCAAGGCACTAATCCGTTGCCGTTCCGTTTCGAAACGTTTCAACTCACTGGTCCCCCAAACCGAATCCCTCTCTCTCAAAGTCGACTGCGTCATCTCACCTGAGTCGGAATCCGACTCGCTCTTCACTCTCTTCAAATCCCTCCTGAAATCCATCCACGATCTCTTCAAACCCGACCCCAAACCCACGGCCCGAAACCAAACCCAGAACTCCCCGGCCCGAATCCTCTCGCAGTTCGACCGGATCCGTGACCTCCAAATCGAACTACCAGCTGGCGACTTGAAATTAGAGAAAGGAGCCGTTATCAAATGGAGAGCTGAATTCGGCAAGTCGTTAAGAAGCTGCGTTATTCTAGGGTTTCGCCGCGTAGCAAATCCCGAGGGAAATAGTGCTGACGAGGAAATTGATTTTACGGGAGGGTTGAAAACAAGAGTTGTGTGGGCAATAAGTGCGTTGATTGCAGCATCGGCGAGGCATTATCTGTTAAACGACGTCGTCAAGGAGCATAGGGAGATGGAGAGATTGGTGTTGGTGGACAGAGAAGGGGAAGGGACGGTGGCGATGGAGAAGGAAGGGTTGAGGGAGTGTAGGGAGGAGGCGCGTGGAGGAGAGTGGGAGGAGGACGGGGGGAGGACGGTAGTGCCGTGTGTGAGGATGAGGATGAGGCACGAGCAAAGAGTGCAGTTGAAGGATGGAGTTTGGATGGAAGGTGTGACGTTGGTGGTGGTCAGGCCTTGTAGCGGCGGAGGGGATGTCGAGGATGCTGAGTTGGCATTAGGTGCGTTTGGTGGTGGGATTTACGGAGAAGCTGTCCAG GATGGATGTCCCTTCCCTCGGCCTTAA
- the LOC133695445 gene encoding F-box protein AUF2-like isoform X1, whose protein sequence is MKRSSSKSQMIEAMDGFDRLPDSLILLIFNSISDIKALIRCRSVSKRFNSLVPQTESLSLKVDCVISPESESDSLFTLFKSLLKSIHDLFKPDPKPTARNQTQNSPARILSQFDRIRDLQIELPAGDLKLEKGAVIKWRAEFGKSLRSCVILGFRRVANPEGNSADEEIDFTGGLKTRVVWAISALIAASARHYLLNDVVKEHREMERLVLVDREGEGTVAMEKEGLRECREEARGGEWEEDGGRTVVPCVRMRMRHEQRVQLKDGVWMEGVTLVVVRPCSGGGDVEDAELALGAFGGGIYGEAVQVLLKNKSYLLEMNSF, encoded by the coding sequence ATGAAACGATCATCGTCAAAAAGCCAGATGATCGAAGCAATGGACGGCTTTGATCGGCTGCCGGACTCCTTAATCCTCCTCATCTTCAACTCTATCTCCGACATCAAGGCACTAATCCGTTGCCGTTCCGTTTCGAAACGTTTCAACTCACTGGTCCCCCAAACCGAATCCCTCTCTCTCAAAGTCGACTGCGTCATCTCACCTGAGTCGGAATCCGACTCGCTCTTCACTCTCTTCAAATCCCTCCTGAAATCCATCCACGATCTCTTCAAACCCGACCCCAAACCCACGGCCCGAAACCAAACCCAGAACTCCCCGGCCCGAATCCTCTCGCAGTTCGACCGGATCCGTGACCTCCAAATCGAACTACCAGCTGGCGACTTGAAATTAGAGAAAGGAGCCGTTATCAAATGGAGAGCTGAATTCGGCAAGTCGTTAAGAAGCTGCGTTATTCTAGGGTTTCGCCGCGTAGCAAATCCCGAGGGAAATAGTGCTGACGAGGAAATTGATTTTACGGGAGGGTTGAAAACAAGAGTTGTGTGGGCAATAAGTGCGTTGATTGCAGCATCGGCGAGGCATTATCTGTTAAACGACGTCGTCAAGGAGCATAGGGAGATGGAGAGATTGGTGTTGGTGGACAGAGAAGGGGAAGGGACGGTGGCGATGGAGAAGGAAGGGTTGAGGGAGTGTAGGGAGGAGGCGCGTGGAGGAGAGTGGGAGGAGGACGGGGGGAGGACGGTAGTGCCGTGTGTGAGGATGAGGATGAGGCACGAGCAAAGAGTGCAGTTGAAGGATGGAGTTTGGATGGAAGGTGTGACGTTGGTGGTGGTCAGGCCTTGTAGCGGCGGAGGGGATGTCGAGGATGCTGAGTTGGCATTAGGTGCGTTTGGTGGTGGGATTTACGGAGAAGCTGTCCAGGTACTCCTTAAGAATAAGAGTTATTTATTGGAAATGAATTCCTTCTAA
- the LOC133693365 gene encoding uncharacterized protein LOC133693365, with protein sequence MKGREIRRAPSADLLVCFPSRAHLTLMPKPVCSPARPSETSKPRQNRHHHQQQRHHHLKKSSTRGVGIRASPLLWAKAKQMGSEVSEPTSPKVTCAGQIKVRHKESSCKNWQSVMEEIEKIHNSRKHTKKSTWIDSLGFKKDIMHFLTCLRNIRFDFRCFGSFPAHSDITSDDDEVDEEYEGYQENHVGVERRSDNEDSRTIFSKWFMMLQENQNSTTGLFKEEIKQKQRSCNDESVAAPSVPPPNALLLMRCRSAPAKSWQEEEEEEKEEEEEEEEDRKEEEKKGKNLKALMEEEKRNSKKENLVVMSYDTDFNKLSTDIAKETWVVGGMRDPLSRSRSWKR encoded by the coding sequence atgaaaggaAGAGAAATCAGGAGAGCTCCATCAGCAGATCTGTTAGTGTGTTTTCCTTCTAGAGCCCATCTAACGCTAATGCCCAAACCCGTTTGCAGTCCTGCAAGGCCCTCAGAAACCAGCAAACCCCGCCAGAACCGACATCACCACCAACAGCAACGCCACCACCACTTGAAGAAATCCAGCACCAGGGGTGTTGGCATCCGAGCAAGTCCTCTCTTATGGGCCAAAGCCAAGCAAATGGGATCAGAGGTATCAGAACCAACATCACCAAAAGTAACGTGTGCTGGGCAGATCAAAGTCAGGCACAAGGAAAGTTCCTGCAAGAACTGGCAATCAGTCATGGAAGAGATTGAAAAAATTCACAACAGCAGGAAACACACCAAAAAATCAACTTGGATTGACTCACTTGGATTCAAGAAAGATATAATGCATTTCTTGACATGTTTAAGAAACATAAGATTCGATTTTCGATGCTTTGGTTCATTTCCGGCTCATTCAGATATCACCAGTGATGATGACGAAGTTGATGAAGAGTACGAGGGATATCAAGAAAACCATGTTGGTGTCGAGCGAAGAAGTGACAATGAGGATTCAAGAACCATATTTTCTAAATGGTTCATGATGCTGCAAGAGAATCAGAATAGCACTACTGGtctcttcaaagaagaaattaaacagAAACAGAGGTCTTGCAATGATGAGTCTGTAGCTGCACCCTCTGTTCCACCACCTAATGCTCTCCTGCTTATGAGGTGTAGGTCTGCTCCGGCAAAGAGTTggcaggaagaagaagaagaagaaaaagaagaagaagaagaagaagaagaagacaggaaggaagaagagaagaaaggaaagaattTAAAGGCTTTAATggaggaagagaaaagaaatagtaaaaaagaGAACTTGGTGGTGATGAGTTATGATACTGATTTCAATAAACTTTCAACTGATATAGCAAAGGAAACATGGGTTGTTGGTGGAATGAGAGATCCATTATCAAGAAGTAGAAGTTGGAAGAGATGA